The sequence below is a genomic window from Anaerocolumna chitinilytica.
CAGGTTAACCGTTTTTCATGGATAAAAGAGGATAGTATAATCCGAAATGCGCTTATCATAACTGGTGCAGTAGTAGTTTTGATTTTTGCCTTATCCTTTTTCAAAAACAATTCTCCTTATGCATTCTCTAATATATCTTTTAGTCTTACCACGTTATTTCTGTTTTTAATGAAAGCTCTGATTTTAATTTTTATCATAGCTCTTGCTTATGGGGTAATCATGTATCTAAAAGAAAACTCTTTAAATAAAGGCAGTATAAAAACAGAAGAATCACCTGATGCTATAACAAAAGATTGTCCGGAATGCAAAGAGAAATTAAAGAATGATTGGAAATGCTGTCCTTATTGTGGAAGTGATAAGGCTTTTGACAATACAACAGTGTAAAGGAATGAGGTGCACTTATGAAAAATGTGAGATTTGACTTGGTGATGCATTGGTTATATGCAATCATATGGGCCTTACTTGCCATCAGCGGTTTTGCTATGATAGGTGCAAAGTTTGGATGGATCTTAAATTTCAACTTTACCATGGCGGACACGGTACACAGATTCAGTGCATCAGCCTTTGTACTAATCACATTTATTGCAGTCATACATGAAATTATACGAAAAATTAAAAAGGATAACCGGCCTCAGCCTTGGAATATTATCGGAAGAAGCGGTTATCAGCTTTTTAACTTTATAATAACACTGCTTCTTATCTTAAGCGGAGTCCTTATCTGGATATGTATGGAGTTCAATGAAAAAGCAGTGGCATTTGCTCTTTTAATTCATGAAAATATATCCTATTTATCCCTTATCAGTATCATATGGCATATTTTCAAAAAAACGCACATTCTGATATGGCCAAAAAATAAAGTTAAGCAGGATATTAAATAAGGTCAGGAGGAGAGTTATGTTACAAAAACCATGGTTTAAAATATTTGTCTGGTTTCTTGCAAGTTTTTTCTTCTACCTTGCAGCGGCAACTGTAATATCATTCTTAAAACCAGGGCCTTCCGAAAGCGAAGTTATGAAATATATGACCGGAATGATGGGGGCTATGGAAAATTCAGCTATGGGAGTTATGATGGGGATTGAAGGAAACGGTTTACTGAAGATGATCCTGATTTGGTCCATTGCTGTATTCCCACTTGCAGTGGTGCTCAGTATAATAGCCGGGTTTCTCTTAAGAAAAAGAAATAGTGAGGAGAAACATGTTTGACAAAAAGAAGTTAAATTTCTGGCGATTAACAGTAATAT
It includes:
- a CDS encoding zinc ribbon domain-containing protein, which gives rise to MWETIKKDPLIKTIAVILIGVLAFGFAFNIMFGAGGSSMEDGSMVSAGYSLGNTLENIIGLLIKLVIIGLLLGVLIWIFRTVTKQTGNGQVNRFSWIKEDSIIRNALIITGAVVVLIFALSFFKNNSPYAFSNISFSLTTLFLFLMKALILIFIIALAYGVIMYLKENSLNKGSIKTEESPDAITKDCPECKEKLKNDWKCCPYCGSDKAFDNTTV
- a CDS encoding cytochrome b/b6 domain-containing protein, whose amino-acid sequence is MKNVRFDLVMHWLYAIIWALLAISGFAMIGAKFGWILNFNFTMADTVHRFSASAFVLITFIAVIHEIIRKIKKDNRPQPWNIIGRSGYQLFNFIITLLLILSGVLIWICMEFNEKAVAFALLIHENISYLSLISIIWHIFKKTHILIWPKNKVKQDIK